The Methylobacterium currus genome contains a region encoding:
- a CDS encoding response regulator transcription factor produces MKLLLVEDDAALAVEILRVLRAENCAVDHARNGEDGAHLGDTETYDAAVLDLGLPKRDGIMVLQGWRAAGRTLPVLILTARDAWSDKVAGFKAGADDYLVKPFRVEELVIRLRALVRRAAAHGATTVACGPVSFDPGLGAFSRDGLPLKLTGLEWRVLSCLILRRDGVVPRGELLERVYEGDAEVDSNSVEVIITRLRRKIAPARIETVRGHGYRLTAGDAS; encoded by the coding sequence ATGAAGCTCCTGCTCGTCGAGGACGACGCGGCCTTGGCAGTCGAGATCCTGCGGGTCCTGCGCGCCGAGAACTGCGCCGTCGACCACGCCCGCAACGGCGAGGACGGCGCGCATCTCGGCGACACCGAGACCTATGACGCGGCCGTGCTCGATCTCGGCCTGCCGAAGCGCGACGGGATCATGGTGCTGCAGGGCTGGCGCGCGGCCGGCCGCACCCTGCCAGTGCTGATCCTCACCGCGCGGGACGCCTGGAGCGACAAGGTGGCGGGCTTCAAGGCCGGGGCCGACGACTACCTGGTGAAGCCGTTCCGGGTCGAGGAACTGGTGATCCGCCTGCGCGCCCTGGTGCGCCGCGCCGCCGCCCACGGGGCGACGACCGTCGCCTGCGGTCCGGTCAGCTTCGATCCGGGCCTCGGCGCCTTCTCGCGCGACGGGCTGCCGCTGAAGCTCACCGGGCTCGAATGGCGGGTGCTCTCGTGCCTGATCCTGCGCCGGGACGGGGTGGTGCCGCGGGGCGAGCTGCTGGAGCGGGTCTACGAGGGCGACGCCGAGGTCGATTCGAACTCGGTCGAGGTCATCATCACGCGGCTGCGCCGCAAGATCGCCCCGGCCCGGATCGAGACCGTGCGCGGCCACGGCTACCGGCTCACCGCCGGCGACGCCTCGTGA